DNA from Fusobacterium perfoetens:
GTCATAATCTATTGACACAATATTTGAATATGAATAACTTTCTTTTAATCTTTTTATCATACCCTTACCTGTTATATGATTTGGTAAGCAACCAAAAGGTTGAACACAAACTATATTAGGTACTCCATGTTCAATTAGTTCTATCATTTCTCCCATCAAGAACCAACCCTCTCCAGATTGATGACCAATTGATATAAATTTAGAAGTTTTATCAGCTATATTTCCGATAAAATCCTCTTTTTTAAATCTCTCACATCTTGCCAAAGCTCTATTTACAAATCCTGTATAGAATCCTGTTAAAGCCAAAGCAGCCTTTGTTTGAAGAGTTGCCATTTTTCCTTTAAATCTTTCCTTTAAGAAATTATCACTATAAATACAGTAGTTTATAAAACTCATAAGGCTGGAAGTTCTAGCCTCTCCACCTTCACTCTCTATAAAATCTACTATATGGTTATTAGCAAATGGACTAAATTTTACTAAAATCTCTCCAACTACTCCTACTTTTATTTTTTGTTCCCCAGTTGTTTTTATATATGAAAATTCGTCTACTATCCTATTTAAGTTATTTCTAAATTGTAAAAGTTTTCCATTTCTTATATTTGGTTTTACCTCTTCGTACCATCTATTAAAAATTTTATTTGTAATTCCTTTTACAGTTTCATAAGGTCTTATATGGTAAAGAAGTTTCATAAGAATATCCCCGTAAGAAACGGCTATCATTGTTTTATGTATAAGTTTTGGAGTAAGTTTAAATCCCTCTTGCTTTTCATATCCCACAGCATTAAGGGATAAAACTGGCACATTTGCAAATCCACTATCTCTTAGAGCTTTCTTTAAAAATCCCACATAGTTAGTAGCACGACAACTTCCACCAGTTTGAGAAATCATAACAGCAGTTCTATTTACATCATATTTACCAGATTTTAGAGCTTGAATAAGTTCCCCAATAACTAGGATTGACGGATAACAAGCATCGTTATTTACATATTGAAGTCCTGTATTTAATGCCTCCTTTGTTTCTTCCAAAATCTCCAAATTATATCCCTCAGATTTAAAAGCATCTTTTATCAAACCAAAATGGATTGGAGACATTTGAGGAGCAAGGATTGTATATTCCTCTTTCATCTTTTTAGTAAATTGATTTTTTCTATATTCTATTTTTTTCTTAACAATTTTTTTCAAAGCTCTTTTTTTGTCAGCTAGGGCTGCAAGTAAACTTCTGATTCTTATTTTTACAGCTCCCATGTTGCTAACTTCATCAATTTTTAGAATTGTATGGACTTTTCCATAGTTTGATAATATCTCTTCAACTTGGTCAGTGGTTACAGCATCTAGTCCACAGCTAAAACTATTAAGTTCTACAAGCTCAAGGTTAGGGTGTTTTCCAACAAAAGTTGCTGCTCTATAAAGTCTTGAATGGTATGTCCATTGGTCGATTACTCTTAATCCCTCTTCTAACTCTGTAAGACTTGCAACAGCATCTCCAGTTAAAACAGCAATTCCAAAAGAGTTTATAATATTTGGTATTCCGTGATGAATTTCTTTATCATTATGGTATGGTCTTCCACAAACAACTATTCCTGTTTTTCCAGTTTTTTCAAGATAAGCCATTACCTCTTTTGCTTTATTTTGCATATCACGTCTAAAGTTATATCTCTCTTCCCAAGCAGCGTCAACAGCCATCTCTGCCTCTTTTCTGCTTACACCATATTTTTTAAATTCCTCAGAAACTGTTTTATATAATACTTCTTTACTTGCCATAGAGAAGAATGGTATCATCATTTCCACTTTTTTCTCTTTTAAGATATCCAGATTATTTTTTATAACCTCCGGATAAGAGATTACTATTGGACAGTTAAATTGATTTTGAGCTTTTTTAGATTCTTTCTCTTCAAAAATAACACAAGGATAAAAAATTGTTTTTATTCCTTTTTCTATAAGATTAATTATATGTCCGTGAACCATTTTTGCTGGATAACAGATTGAGTCAGAAGAGATTGTATCCATTCCCTTTTCATATAATTTTTTTGAAGAGTCATCAGAGATAATAACTCTAAATCCAAGTTTTGTAAGAAGAGTAAACCAGAATGGATAAGAATCATAAATATTTAAAACTCTTGGGATTCCAATCTCTCCTCTTGTGGCTTTTGACGGCTCTAATGGAGTATAATTGAAAAGTCTATTATATTTATACTCAAACATATTTGGTACATCTTCTTTTTTCTTATTTCCTAGAGGTCTTTCACATCTATTTCCAGATATAAATCTTTCTCCATTTTGGAATTTATGAATTGTTAAAAGACAATTATTTCCACAGATTCCACATCTTGTAAGATTTGTTGTAGTAGAAAATCCATTTATATCTTGAAGTGATAATAGTGATGATTTTTCTAATTGGTTTTCTTCTGCATATTCTTTAGCAAGTAAACTTGCACCAAAAGCTCCCATAAGTCCAGCTATATTTGGTCTTACTACGTCTCTTTCAGATATAAGCTCGAAAGCTCTTAGAACACAGTTATTTAAAAATGTTCCCCCTTGAACAACTATTTTTTGTCCAAGCTCCTCTTTATTTTTCATTTTTATTACTTTAAACAAAGTATTTTTTACAACAGAATATGATAACCCTGCTGATATATCTCCAACATCTGCTCCGTCTTTTTGTGCTTGCTTAACTTTTGAATTCATAAACACAGTACATCTAGTACCCAAGTCTGATGGAGATTTTGATTTTATTCCAAGCTCTGCAAACTCTTGAATAGAAAGTCCCAAACTTCCAGCAAAAGTTTCCAAGAAAGAACCACAACCAGATGAACAAGCCTCGTTTAAAAGAATAGAAGTTATAACTCCATCTTTTATTTTTAAACACTTCATATCTTGCCCGCCAATATCAAGAATAAAATCTACATCTGGTGAAAAATATTTGGCTCCTCTATAATGAGCCATTGTTTCAACTATTCCCATATCAACTTTTAAAGCTGCTTTTATAAGATTTTCTCCATAACCAGTTACACAAGAACCTTTTATCGTAATTCTATCTCCCATTTTTGAATAAAGTTCTCCTAGGTTATTCAAAATATTATCTAAAGGATTTCCTTTGTTATGAGAATAATGTGAGTAAAGTATCTCATTATTTTCTGAAATAAGAACTAGTTTTATTGTTGTTGAACCAGCATCTATTCCTAAATAAGCATTTCCTTTATAATTTTCTATGTCGATTTTTTCTATTTTTTCTTTTTCATGTCTTTGGAAAAATTCTTTCTCTTCCTCTTCATTAGCAAATAGAGGTGGTAAAGTCATTGTTTCAGGAAGACCTTTATTATCTAAAATAGCTATTTTTTCTTTAAGCTCTTTTAAAGTAAACTCTTTTTTATTTTCTCTTGATAGAATACAAGCTCCACGAGCCACAAAAAGTTGTGAATTTTCAGGGAAGATTATATCCTCTTTTTCAAGTTTTAAAGTTTCTATAAATCTTTTTCTAAGTTCACTCAAAAAGAAAAGAGGTCCTCCAAGAAAAGCTACCTTTCCAGTAATTTTCTTTCCACAAGCAAGTCCTGTAATAGTTTGATTAACTACTGCTTGAAATACTGAAACTGCGATGTTTTCTTTTTTAACCCCTTCATTTACTAATGGTTGTATATCTGTTTTTGCAAAAACTCCACATCTTGACGCTATTGGATAGATTGTGTCATAACCTTTGGCTAATTCATTTAGACCCATTGCATCTGTATCCAAAAGAGATGCTATCTGGTCAACGAAAGCTCCAGTTCCACCAGCACAACTTCCATTCATTCTCTGTTCCATACCATTTTTAAGATATGTTATCTTCGCATCTTCTCCACCTAACTCTATTGCCACATCTGTTTCTGGAATTACTGTTTCGATAGCTTTTATACAAGCAATCACCTCTTGAACAAAATCCACATCAATCCACTTAGCTACTCCCATTCCTCCAGAACCAGTTACACTTATTTTAAAAGAGATTTCCTCATTAAATCTTTTTTCTATGTAAGCGAAAAAATCCTCAAAAAGTTCTTTTGAAGTCTCTCTTACATTAGAAAAGTGTCTTTGATAAACTGAATACAAAACATTGTTTTCCTCATCAAGGCAAACAATTTTAACAGTTGTAGAACCTACATCAGTTCCTAAAAATAATTTTTTCATTCGACAGTTCTCCTTGTATAAAATTTTATTTAATTGTAGTCAAAAAAATAAAATTCTATCAAATCAGCAGAATCCGTCTTTTATCCCTATCCAAAATAGTATAAAAACCTAAAATTTTATAAGCTCTCTCTACTATATTGATAATTTTTTCCATTTCAAAAATATTCTTCACCGAATCTACAAAAGGTGGTAAAGAATCTGTTTCAACAAAAATATCCATAACTTTTATTCTAGATATTCTCATTGCTAAATAATTAGAAGAAGTAGATGATTGATTTAAGAAAATCGCATTCTCCCTTTTTGTAGAAGAGTTATAGAAAGTTTTGTCATCAATATTAAAACTACTTGCAAAAGATATTGCAAGAAAAGAAAATATAAAGAATATTAAATAAGCTGCTATTCTTTTATCTCTAGCTTTCATAAAACCTCTCCTTCCTAATTATTTTTTCATTTATCCGAATTATACAATATTTTTTTTTAAAAATCAACTGGCTTTTTATAGCAAAAAAGATTGCTTCTCTCTTAATCAACATTTGAATAATTAAAATTTTTTTTGGTTTATAGAATGTGATTTTATGTTTTTGATTAATTAAGAAAACAATCTTTTTTATTTATTTTTTAACTATTAGTCATTAGCAATTTTCTTTTTTATTACTCCAAGAATTACTGCTGTAACAACTGAACCAATAACAATTGCTAAAAGATACATTACTGGATTAGTAACTACTGGTAGTACAAATAATCCTCCGTGTGGTGCTGGAAGTTGTACCCCAAATAACATTGAAAGTCCTCCAGCTATTCCAGCTCCTATTATTGATGCAGGAATTACTCTTGCTGGGTCAGCTGCTGCAAATGGGATAGCTCCTTCTGTAATAAATGAAAGTCCCATAATGTAACAAGTTTTTCCAGCATCTCTTTCATCTTTTGTAAATTTATCTTTAAAGAATGTTGTTGCAAGAGCTATTCCTAAAGGTGGTACCATTCCTCCAGCCATTACTGCTGCGTGAGGAGCATAATCTCCAGCTGTTATCATCATAATTCCAAATGTGAAAGCGGCTTTATTTATTGGACCTCCCATATCAGTTGCCATCATAGCTCCAAGAACAATTCCAAGTAAAACAAGGTTTCCAGTTCCTAAAGATTTTAAGAATTCTGTTACTCCACTATTTAATGTAGCAATAGGATCAACTATAAATCCATACATTAAAGCACCTGTTATAAATATTCCAAATAATGGATATAAAAGAACTGGTTTTAATCCTTCAAAACTATCTGGAAGTTTATTAAATAATTTTTTAAGAAGAACAATAACATATCCTCCAAGGAATCCTCCGATAAGTCCTCCTAAAAATCCTCCACCATTGTTAAGAGAGATAAGTCCTCCAACCATTGCTGGTGCAAATCCTGGTCTATCTGCAATACTCATTCCGATAAATCCTGCCATAACTGGAACCATTAAGAAGAAAGCATTTCCTCCACCAATATCATTAAGAAGTTTTGCTATTGGATTAAAGCTTGGGTCATTTGGATTAGAGGCTGTTATACCAAACATAAATGAAAGAGCTATTAAAATTCCTCCACCTACAACGAATGGTAACATATTAGAAACCCCAGACATAAGGTGTTTATAAAATCCTGTTTTTTCTTTTTTTGTTGCTACTCCTGAAGATTGTTCATTAGATTTATAAATAGGAGCTGTTTTATTTATAGCATTTTTTATAAGTTTTTCAGGATTTTTTATTCCCTCTTTAACAGGAACTATCTCTACATTTTTTCCGTCAAATCTTCCCATCTCTACATTTTTATCTGCTGCAACTATAATTCCTTTAGCAT
Protein-coding regions in this window:
- a CDS encoding 2-hydroxyacyl-CoA dehydratase produces the protein MKKLFLGTDVGSTTVKIVCLDEENNVLYSVYQRHFSNVRETSKELFEDFFAYIEKRFNEEISFKISVTGSGGMGVAKWIDVDFVQEVIACIKAIETVIPETDVAIELGGEDAKITYLKNGMEQRMNGSCAGGTGAFVDQIASLLDTDAMGLNELAKGYDTIYPIASRCGVFAKTDIQPLVNEGVKKENIAVSVFQAVVNQTITGLACGKKITGKVAFLGGPLFFLSELRKRFIETLKLEKEDIIFPENSQLFVARGACILSRENKKEFTLKELKEKIAILDNKGLPETMTLPPLFANEEEEKEFFQRHEKEKIEKIDIENYKGNAYLGIDAGSTTIKLVLISENNEILYSHYSHNKGNPLDNILNNLGELYSKMGDRITIKGSCVTGYGENLIKAALKVDMGIVETMAHYRGAKYFSPDVDFILDIGGQDMKCLKIKDGVITSILLNEACSSGCGSFLETFAGSLGLSIQEFAELGIKSKSPSDLGTRCTVFMNSKVKQAQKDGADVGDISAGLSYSVVKNTLFKVIKMKNKEELGQKIVVQGGTFLNNCVLRAFELISERDVVRPNIAGLMGAFGASLLAKEYAEENQLEKSSLLSLQDINGFSTTTNLTRCGICGNNCLLTIHKFQNGERFISGNRCERPLGNKKKEDVPNMFEYKYNRLFNYTPLEPSKATRGEIGIPRVLNIYDSYPFWFTLLTKLGFRVIISDDSSKKLYEKGMDTISSDSICYPAKMVHGHIINLIEKGIKTIFYPCVIFEEKESKKAQNQFNCPIVISYPEVIKNNLDILKEKKVEMMIPFFSMASKEVLYKTVSEEFKKYGVSRKEAEMAVDAAWEERYNFRRDMQNKAKEVMAYLEKTGKTGIVVCGRPYHNDKEIHHGIPNIINSFGIAVLTGDAVASLTELEEGLRVIDQWTYHSRLYRAATFVGKHPNLELVELNSFSCGLDAVTTDQVEEILSNYGKVHTILKIDEVSNMGAVKIRIRSLLAALADKKRALKKIVKKKIEYRKNQFTKKMKEEYTILAPQMSPIHFGLIKDAFKSEGYNLEILEETKEALNTGLQYVNNDACYPSILVIGELIQALKSGKYDVNRTAVMISQTGGSCRATNYVGFLKKALRDSGFANVPVLSLNAVGYEKQEGFKLTPKLIHKTMIAVSYGDILMKLLYHIRPYETVKGITNKIFNRWYEEVKPNIRNGKLLQFRNNLNRIVDEFSYIKTTGEQKIKVGVVGEILVKFSPFANNHIVDFIESEGGEARTSSLMSFINYCIYSDNFLKERFKGKMATLQTKAALALTGFYTGFVNRALARCERFKKEDFIGNIADKTSKFISIGHQSGEGWFLMGEMIELIEHGVPNIVCVQPFGCLPNHITGKGMIKRLKESYSYSNIVSIDYDPAYSEVNQINRIKLMLSVAKKNLLENKQ
- a CDS encoding PTS fructose transporter subunit IIABC, which gives rise to MLEEMLTRECINLNLKSKTKEEVIDEIINMLDKAGRLNDKEEYKKEILKRESQSSTGLEEGIAIPHAKTKAVKVPSIAFGRSLKGVDYESLDGEPSKLFFMIAAPANATDSHIEVLSKLTTLLLDDDLRESLLNAKTEDEVLDLLLSQVKEEKEENHSNYQDGNIEVLAVTACPTGIAHTYMAADSLIKKAKELGVTIKVETNGSTGVKNRLTDEEIKNAKGIIVAADKNVEMGRFDGKNVEIVPVKEGIKNPEKLIKNAINKTAPIYKSNEQSSGVATKKEKTGFYKHLMSGVSNMLPFVVGGGILIALSFMFGITASNPNDPSFNPIAKLLNDIGGGNAFFLMVPVMAGFIGMSIADRPGFAPAMVGGLISLNNGGGFLGGLIGGFLGGYVIVLLKKLFNKLPDSFEGLKPVLLYPLFGIFITGALMYGFIVDPIATLNSGVTEFLKSLGTGNLVLLGIVLGAMMATDMGGPINKAAFTFGIMMITAGDYAPHAAVMAGGMVPPLGIALATTFFKDKFTKDERDAGKTCYIMGLSFITEGAIPFAAADPARVIPASIIGAGIAGGLSMLFGVQLPAPHGGLFVLPVVTNPVMYLLAIVIGSVVTAVILGVIKKKIAND